One stretch of Lacrimispora sphenoides DNA includes these proteins:
- a CDS encoding AMP-binding protein: MTGLLSETIGELLHKRAVLTPNGAGICYQDRCYTWKEADEISDFWASDFIRRGISRGKHVALWGINSPEWIMAYFAFMKSGAIVIPVNTCYKEQELNRILKEGDADYLFYGKGCNNADYEPVISKAGLNRPDSFLKGIVSLAHLSDCEMGENREEEKRLLKEMEQNLSSKDTANILFTSGTSGVPKGVMLSHENMVNNAAEMVRSMHWNESDRMCLSVPLFHCFGITAGILSAVHAGAAIYINQYYKSIGVMENIQKNSCTILNGVPSMFLAMVKNSRRNEYNLSSLKSGIIAGSAIHPSDYINICEELKMEHLQPSYGQTESSPAITITGYTDPICRKALTAGKKIPYTELRIWDEERKSVAKPGIVGEIQSRGYHIMKGYYNKTKEAEKVLDEEGWLHTGDCGYLDEEGCLYITGRKKEMIIRGGENIAPVEIENCILELPEVRDVKVVGVDAQVLQEEIAACIIMESGAEFSDERIREHVRKNLANYKVPKYVYRFDSFPFGNSGKVKVHVLRQEVEKRLAKRG, from the coding sequence ATGACAGGCCTTTTATCAGAAACAATCGGAGAACTGCTTCATAAAAGAGCTGTTCTTACGCCGAATGGAGCAGGAATCTGCTACCAGGATCGATGCTATACCTGGAAAGAGGCGGATGAAATTTCAGATTTTTGGGCATCTGACTTTATAAGAAGAGGAATTTCACGCGGAAAACATGTCGCGTTGTGGGGGATTAACAGCCCGGAATGGATCATGGCGTATTTTGCTTTTATGAAGTCCGGGGCAATTGTGATCCCGGTCAATACATGCTATAAGGAACAGGAATTAAACCGGATTTTAAAAGAAGGAGATGCAGACTATCTGTTCTATGGAAAGGGCTGCAACAATGCGGACTATGAACCGGTCATTTCAAAAGCCGGACTTAATCGTCCTGATAGCTTCTTAAAAGGGATCGTTTCTTTGGCCCATCTGTCTGACTGTGAAATGGGGGAAAACAGGGAGGAAGAGAAACGGCTTTTAAAAGAAATGGAGCAGAACTTATCCTCCAAGGATACCGCCAATATACTTTTTACCTCCGGTACCTCCGGTGTTCCCAAAGGAGTGATGTTAAGCCACGAAAACATGGTCAACAATGCAGCCGAAATGGTGCGTTCCATGCATTGGAACGAAAGTGACCGCATGTGCTTATCCGTCCCCCTGTTTCACTGTTTTGGCATTACAGCGGGCATTTTGTCCGCTGTCCATGCCGGAGCGGCGATTTATATCAATCAGTATTATAAGTCCATTGGAGTTATGGAAAACATACAGAAAAATTCCTGCACCATTCTAAACGGTGTTCCAAGTATGTTCCTAGCTATGGTAAAGAACAGCAGGAGAAATGAATACAATTTAAGTTCCTTAAAGAGCGGAATTATCGCAGGTTCCGCCATTCATCCGTCAGATTATATCAATATCTGTGAAGAGCTGAAGATGGAGCATCTGCAGCCTTCCTATGGGCAGACCGAGTCTTCCCCTGCGATTACCATAACCGGGTATACGGATCCAATCTGCCGAAAAGCCCTTACGGCAGGAAAAAAAATACCTTATACGGAATTAAGGATCTGGGATGAAGAAAGAAAAAGCGTTGCCAAGCCAGGCATTGTCGGAGAAATCCAGTCCCGGGGTTATCACATCATGAAGGGCTATTACAACAAAACGAAAGAAGCGGAAAAAGTGCTGGATGAAGAGGGCTGGCTTCATACCGGTGACTGCGGTTATCTGGATGAGGAAGGCTGTCTTTATATAACCGGACGAAAAAAAGAGATGATTATCCGGGGCGGTGAAAACATAGCGCCGGTGGAAATTGAAAACTGCATTCTGGAACTTCCGGAAGTCAGGGATGTAAAGGTAGTAGGAGTTGATGCCCAGGTTCTTCAGGAAGAAATAGCCGCTTGTATCATCATGGAGTCCGGAGCGGAGTTTTCAGATGAAAGGATCAGGGAGCACGTTCGTAAAAATCTGGCGAATTATAAGGTTCCCAAATATGTTTATCGATTTGATTCATTTCCTTTTGGCAACAGCGGAAAGGTTAAGGTCCATGTGTTACGGCAGGAAGTCGAGAAACGGTTAGCGAAAAGAGGTTAA
- a CDS encoding acyl-CoA dehydrogenase family protein translates to MYFTKQHELVRKLAREFAEKELTNEILDEVEESGTFPEEILYKMGKAGFFGIKTPKEYGGSGGDARCYVLVMEEMARVSGVASIYVSSPNSLSGGPLLLSGTEEQKRKYLPSLISGSKKLCFALTEPGAGSDAGGMQSTAVKDGDSYILNGRKTFITMAPLADYAVVYAKTDMTKGTKGISAFIVDMKNTPGISCGKPEHKMGVIGCATSDIIMDNARIPAENLLGEEGMGFINAMKTLDTGRMGVAAQSIGVAQGALDEAIKYAKERKQFGRRIGDFQAIAFMIADMATKLEAAKQLVYKTAYLMDTHQPATLEASMAKYYASEVCNEIASKSLQIHGGYGFIKDYKIERMYRDCRVFTIYEGTSQIQQLVISGKLLKK, encoded by the coding sequence ATGTATTTTACAAAACAGCATGAGCTTGTCCGGAAACTGGCAAGAGAGTTTGCGGAAAAAGAACTGACCAATGAAATCCTCGATGAGGTTGAGGAAAGCGGGACATTTCCGGAGGAAATCCTTTACAAGATGGGAAAGGCCGGATTTTTCGGCATTAAGACGCCAAAGGAATACGGAGGTTCAGGCGGTGATGCCCGCTGTTACGTGCTGGTGATGGAGGAAATGGCAAGAGTCAGCGGAGTTGCAAGCATTTATGTATCTTCCCCCAATTCTCTTTCCGGAGGTCCTCTGTTATTATCCGGCACAGAGGAGCAAAAACGGAAATATCTTCCCTCATTGATAAGCGGAAGCAAAAAGCTTTGTTTTGCCCTGACAGAGCCGGGAGCAGGTTCTGATGCAGGCGGCATGCAGTCGACTGCGGTAAAGGATGGGGATTCCTACATATTGAATGGAAGAAAGACCTTTATCACCATGGCACCTCTAGCAGATTATGCGGTAGTCTACGCAAAGACGGATATGACAAAGGGGACAAAAGGAATCAGCGCATTTATCGTAGATATGAAAAACACTCCTGGAATTTCCTGCGGAAAGCCGGAACATAAAATGGGCGTTATCGGTTGCGCTACCAGCGATATCATTATGGATAATGCAAGGATTCCGGCAGAGAACCTTCTTGGTGAGGAGGGCATGGGCTTTATTAACGCCATGAAAACTTTGGATACCGGGCGTATGGGAGTGGCCGCTCAGTCCATAGGAGTTGCTCAGGGCGCTTTGGACGAGGCCATTAAATATGCAAAGGAAAGGAAACAGTTTGGAAGACGAATCGGAGATTTCCAGGCAATTGCCTTTATGATCGCAGATATGGCGACTAAGCTGGAGGCGGCAAAGCAGCTGGTTTATAAGACAGCCTACTTAATGGATACCCATCAGCCTGCAACCTTGGAAGCTTCTATGGCAAAGTATTATGCTTCTGAAGTCTGCAATGAAATCGCTTCAAAATCCCTTCAGATCCATGGCGGTTACGGCTTTATCAAAGATTATAAGATTGAGCGCATGTACAGGGATTGCCGCGTGTTCACCATTTACGAAGGTACCTCACAAATACAGCAGCTGGTGATTTCTGGAAAACTGCTTAAGAAATAA
- the etfB gene encoding electron transfer flavoprotein subunit beta, which yields MKILVCVKQVPDTNEVKIDPVKGTLIRDGVPSILNPDDANALEEALKIKDKKPGTTVSVITMGPPQADDMLRECLAMGADEAYLLSDRAFGGADTCATSTTIAAGIQKIGDYDLIFAGRQAIDGDTAQVGPQVAWRLGIPVVTYVQDVKLCEEKVIVQRQMENGYEILEVQMPCLLTAVKELNEPRYMSIGGIMDAYAKKVTVWNHEDVVLDPKDCGLNASPTQVFRSFTPAPKGKGEMLNGTVTEMTELLTEKLKEKHYL from the coding sequence ATGAAAATTTTGGTTTGTGTGAAACAGGTGCCGGATACCAATGAAGTAAAGATCGATCCGGTAAAGGGTACATTGATCCGTGACGGAGTTCCCAGCATATTAAACCCTGATGATGCAAATGCCCTGGAAGAGGCATTGAAAATAAAAGACAAAAAGCCTGGAACAACGGTTTCCGTGATTACCATGGGGCCTCCTCAGGCTGATGATATGTTAAGGGAATGCCTGGCAATGGGAGCGGATGAGGCTTATCTGCTCAGTGACCGAGCTTTTGGCGGTGCAGATACCTGTGCTACTTCTACCACCATTGCTGCCGGTATTCAAAAAATCGGAGATTATGACCTTATTTTTGCAGGACGCCAGGCCATTGACGGTGATACGGCCCAGGTAGGCCCCCAGGTAGCCTGGAGACTTGGCATCCCGGTTGTGACCTATGTTCAGGATGTAAAGCTCTGCGAAGAAAAGGTAATCGTACAAAGGCAGATGGAAAATGGATATGAAATTCTGGAAGTCCAGATGCCCTGTCTTCTCACGGCGGTAAAAGAGCTGAATGAGCCCCGTTACATGAGCATAGGCGGTATCATGGACGCTTATGCAAAAAAAGTTACCGTATGGAATCATGAGGATGTGGTACTGGATCCCAAAGACTGTGGTTTAAATGCTTCCCCCACCCAGGTTTTCCGTTCCTTTACTCCCGCTCCCAAGGGAAAAGGGGAGATGCTTAACGGAACAGTGACAGAAATGACAGAACTGCTAACAGAGAAACTGAAAGAGAAGCATTATCTTTAA
- a CDS encoding electron transfer flavoprotein subunit alpha encodes MAVNVIKEKCRGCTICVKNCPFEAITMENKLAVIGTACTGCGVCLEKCPFDAIEKSEEPKDTVDLSEYRDVWVFAEQREGALMPVVKELLGEGRKLADEIGCSLCSVLCGNHVEGLVDELFECGADKVYLADHKELESYRTDAYTAVIHDAIKSYKPEIVLLGATHIGRDLGPCLAVRCNTGLTADCTKLEIDEVDKKIKQTRPAFGGNLMATIVCPNHRPQMSTVRPGVMEKAERQGGRKGEIIPLSVSFEKDDIRTRILEVVKEAGEAVSLTDAEIIVSGGMGLGGAEGFELLKKLADKLGGVVAASRAAVDAGWIDHSYQVGQTGTTVRPKLYFACGISGAIQHVAGMQNSEQIIAINKNPAAPIFEVADYGIVGDYNQVIPALIEALDK; translated from the coding sequence ATGGCTGTAAATGTAATAAAAGAAAAATGCAGGGGCTGTACGATCTGCGTAAAGAATTGCCCGTTTGAAGCAATTACAATGGAAAATAAGCTGGCCGTCATCGGTACTGCCTGTACCGGCTGCGGCGTTTGTTTAGAAAAGTGTCCGTTTGATGCTATAGAAAAGTCAGAAGAGCCAAAGGATACGGTTGATTTATCGGAATACCGGGATGTATGGGTATTTGCGGAACAAAGAGAAGGGGCACTCATGCCGGTCGTAAAAGAACTTCTTGGTGAAGGGCGGAAACTGGCGGATGAGATTGGATGCAGCCTTTGTTCTGTATTATGCGGTAACCATGTGGAAGGACTTGTGGATGAACTGTTTGAATGTGGAGCAGATAAAGTTTATCTTGCGGATCATAAAGAACTGGAATCCTACCGCACCGACGCTTATACGGCTGTGATCCACGACGCGATCAAATCTTATAAGCCTGAAATCGTCCTTTTGGGAGCCACCCACATCGGCCGTGACTTAGGTCCCTGTCTGGCCGTCCGCTGCAATACGGGGCTGACTGCCGACTGTACCAAGTTGGAAATTGATGAGGTAGATAAGAAGATCAAGCAGACCCGCCCGGCCTTTGGCGGAAATTTAATGGCAACCATCGTTTGTCCAAACCACAGGCCTCAGATGTCCACGGTACGTCCGGGAGTTATGGAAAAAGCCGAAAGGCAGGGGGGCCGTAAGGGAGAGATCATTCCTCTTTCTGTAAGTTTTGAAAAAGACGATATAAGAACCCGCATCCTTGAAGTGGTTAAGGAGGCAGGAGAGGCGGTATCCTTAACTGATGCAGAGATCATTGTATCCGGCGGTATGGGTCTTGGCGGAGCCGAAGGCTTTGAACTGTTAAAGAAACTGGCGGATAAGCTGGGCGGTGTGGTTGCAGCAAGCCGTGCAGCCGTAGACGCAGGCTGGATCGACCATTCCTATCAGGTGGGGCAGACCGGAACCACGGTACGTCCTAAACTATATTTTGCCTGCGGCATTTCTGGGGCCATTCAGCATGTGGCAGGTATGCAGAATTCAGAGCAGATCATTGCAATCAATAAAAACCCGGCAGCTCCGATCTTTGAAGTGGCCGATTACGGCATCGTAGGCGATTATAATCAGGTGATCCCTGCGCTTATAGAAGCACTGGACAAATAA
- a CDS encoding CaiB/BaiF CoA transferase family protein, which yields MGKKLLEGIKVVELATFIAAAGAGRFLADCGADVIKIESAKGDPLRHTAPSEGRPLDMYENTTWDLENGNKRCISLNMKAPEGKEAFFKLLEDADVLITNWRVQALERAGLDYETLKVKYPKLVYAMVTGYGEYGPDKDLPGFDFTAFFARGGYLHSLRQRGTVPMNVVPGVGDHNVAMNLAAGILAALYHAKETGQGEKVETSLFETAVYNMGMMIQAANYDGPAREYPINIRESANPFNAAWRTKDDRFIQTCMPDYNTYYKQFMKALGRDDLMENENYFPIQNLQTKGLGTEVYDICMEAMEKKTAKEWVPVLKEHDIAFSVAQSWEEILEDEQAWANDCFYKMQYGNGNVRTLVRPPVKFQEMGVPEYNGGPLIGEQGPEILENLGYSKEEIKEFQEKGILYVWKDERKN from the coding sequence ATGGGAAAGAAACTGTTAGAAGGAATCAAAGTAGTGGAACTGGCAACCTTTATTGCGGCTGCAGGTGCAGGACGTTTTCTTGCAGACTGCGGAGCAGATGTCATTAAGATCGAATCTGCCAAGGGAGATCCGTTAAGACATACGGCTCCATCCGAAGGAAGGCCTTTGGATATGTATGAAAATACGACCTGGGACTTAGAAAATGGAAACAAGCGCTGTATTTCTCTTAATATGAAGGCACCTGAGGGCAAAGAGGCATTTTTTAAGCTTCTAGAGGATGCGGATGTGCTGATCACCAACTGGAGAGTCCAGGCTCTTGAACGGGCGGGGCTTGATTATGAAACATTAAAGGTGAAATATCCAAAACTGGTTTATGCCATGGTTACCGGCTATGGTGAATACGGCCCGGATAAAGACCTTCCGGGATTTGATTTCACGGCATTCTTTGCAAGAGGTGGTTATCTCCATTCCCTTCGTCAGAGAGGAACGGTTCCAATGAATGTGGTTCCCGGAGTTGGGGATCATAACGTGGCCATGAACCTTGCAGCAGGTATCCTTGCGGCATTATACCATGCAAAAGAAACCGGACAGGGAGAGAAAGTAGAGACCAGTCTGTTTGAGACGGCTGTCTATAACATGGGAATGATGATCCAGGCAGCCAATTATGATGGCCCGGCGAGGGAATACCCCATTAATATCAGGGAGAGTGCCAACCCCTTTAATGCGGCATGGAGAACAAAGGATGACAGATTCATTCAGACCTGTATGCCTGATTATAACACCTACTATAAACAGTTCATGAAAGCTCTGGGAAGAGATGATTTGATGGAAAATGAGAATTACTTCCCAATCCAGAACCTTCAGACCAAAGGCTTGGGTACGGAGGTCTATGATATCTGTATGGAAGCAATGGAAAAGAAAACAGCCAAGGAATGGGTACCGGTTTTAAAGGAACACGACATAGCTTTCAGCGTTGCCCAGTCCTGGGAAGAAATTCTGGAAGATGAGCAGGCATGGGCCAATGATTGCTTTTATAAAATGCAGTACGGCAATGGAAATGTACGCACACTGGTAAGACCGCCGGTCAAATTCCAGGAGATGGGTGTTCCTGAGTACAATGGCGGTCCTCTGATCGGTGAGCAGGGACCGGAGATCCTGGAGAATCTGGGGTACAGCAAAGAGGAGATCAAGGAGTTTCAGGAGAAGGGAATCCTTTATGTATGGAAGGATGAACGGAAAAACTAG
- a CDS encoding LacI family DNA-binding transcriptional regulator yields MKINVKVKDIAKVAGVSPSTVSLVLNNRPSRIAEDTKEHIFRVAREMQFQKETEIDFTEFKKVRTIGLIVPDRMNPFYHQLAEEIARNAFLGDYSVFQCYTGDDIQCFYTAVEGFMAKNIDGIIVIPPRTMDKENVKLLKSVQKSNVPIMLLDRAAYGVFCDFVTADNKHGGKIAAEYMIKKGHTRIGCMMAEQNIYTSRKRLEGYREALAAYKIPFDKSLIYYGNYDIESGRQGAKELIGKGVTAIVAGNDLMALGVYLYAEEQGLSVPDDVSVIGYDNTELCRFARTPLTSVDQNTATMASKAVEVILRQIGKEEGDEVPARNYYFTPYIVERESVKDCNSQK; encoded by the coding sequence ATGAAAATAAATGTAAAGGTAAAAGACATTGCCAAGGTGGCAGGAGTGTCACCATCGACAGTATCCCTGGTGTTAAATAACAGGCCTTCCCGCATTGCGGAGGATACGAAAGAGCATATATTCCGGGTGGCAAGGGAGATGCAGTTCCAGAAAGAGACGGAAATTGATTTTACTGAGTTTAAAAAAGTCAGGACGATCGGGCTTATTGTGCCGGACCGCATGAATCCTTTTTACCATCAGCTTGCCGAAGAGATTGCCAGGAACGCTTTTCTAGGTGATTACTCAGTATTCCAGTGCTATACCGGTGACGATATACAGTGTTTCTATACAGCGGTCGAAGGTTTTATGGCGAAAAATATAGATGGAATTATTGTTATCCCACCCAGGACCATGGATAAAGAAAATGTAAAGCTATTAAAGTCAGTGCAAAAGAGCAATGTTCCGATTATGCTTCTTGACAGGGCTGCGTACGGGGTGTTCTGTGACTTTGTCACTGCTGATAATAAACACGGGGGGAAGATTGCGGCGGAGTATATGATAAAAAAAGGCCATACAAGAATCGGCTGTATGATGGCGGAGCAGAACATCTATACTTCCAGAAAAAGGCTGGAGGGTTATCGGGAAGCGCTTGCCGCATATAAGATTCCCTTTGATAAGTCTCTCATATACTATGGAAACTATGATATTGAATCAGGCCGTCAGGGGGCAAAGGAGCTGATTGGAAAAGGAGTGACCGCTATCGTGGCAGGAAATGACTTAATGGCCTTAGGCGTTTACTTATATGCAGAGGAGCAGGGGCTTTCTGTTCCTGATGATGTATCTGTGATCGGCTATGACAATACGGAACTCTGCCGTTTTGCCAGAACACCTCTAACCAGTGTTGATCAGAATACTGCAACCATGGCCTCTAAAGCAGTTGAGGTAATTCTTCGTCAGATTGGAAAGGAAGAGGGTGATGAGGTTCCTGCCCGGAATTATTATTTTACGCCTTATATTGTGGAGAGGGAGTCTGTAAAAGATTGTAATAGCCAGAAATGA
- a CDS encoding ABC transporter substrate-binding protein produces the protein MKKRILAAILSTAMIATMVSGCSISTKSTTEPGNTAENAGNGETPAKAESGDLKNREVISLWFWGAEPYAQEAMQKILADKYNASQDKYILALEFRPSVDTDMSTALAANQGPDIVYGSGPSFVMPLVEAGKLEPLDPYAEQYGWKDRLLQPFYDSGTVGGKLYSLTSGVSTVGVFYNKKVLADHGWEVPKSIQDMEKVMDHALEKGMYASVTGNKGWKPVNENYASLFLTHIAGPETVYKCLMGEEKWNNQEMQAAINKSKEWWDKGYLAGKDYVNLNFSESLQILADEKSPFFIGPSIAFQWVASFFTGDKAENIAFMPFPATEEVPNETYTLGASCTLSINANVSKEHKDEAAKIIDMMMQPEFMKEMTAAWPGYWGTPLKDLSAVDTTGMGYLSKSFVDVVKNVSDAVNKGNFGYYDNVFFPAATQQNMVNIEDVWYNTISTSDYLDKVDKDFSSELAKGLVPPIPAPAMNK, from the coding sequence ATGAAAAAAAGAATTCTTGCAGCAATATTGTCAACGGCAATGATTGCAACTATGGTATCCGGATGCAGCATTTCCACAAAGAGCACGACAGAGCCGGGAAATACAGCTGAGAATGCCGGTAATGGGGAAACACCGGCAAAAGCTGAAAGCGGAGATTTAAAAAACCGCGAAGTGATTTCGCTGTGGTTCTGGGGGGCGGAACCATACGCACAGGAAGCAATGCAGAAGATTCTTGCTGACAAGTATAATGCTTCCCAGGACAAGTACATACTGGCCTTAGAATTCCGCCCGTCTGTGGATACGGATATGTCCACAGCATTAGCAGCCAACCAGGGCCCGGATATTGTATACGGCTCCGGTCCATCCTTTGTTATGCCGTTAGTAGAGGCCGGCAAGCTGGAACCGCTTGATCCGTATGCGGAACAGTACGGCTGGAAAGACAGGCTGCTTCAGCCGTTTTACGACTCCGGTACTGTAGGAGGCAAGCTTTACAGCCTGACAAGCGGTGTCAGTACCGTGGGCGTATTTTATAATAAGAAGGTGCTTGCGGATCATGGATGGGAGGTTCCAAAGAGCATTCAAGATATGGAAAAAGTTATGGATCATGCGTTGGAAAAAGGCATGTATGCTTCCGTAACAGGCAATAAAGGCTGGAAACCGGTGAATGAAAACTATGCGTCCCTGTTTTTGACCCATATTGCCGGTCCGGAAACCGTATACAAATGCTTAATGGGCGAGGAAAAATGGAATAATCAGGAGATGCAGGCGGCAATTAACAAGTCAAAGGAATGGTGGGATAAAGGATATCTGGCCGGCAAAGATTACGTGAATTTGAACTTCAGTGAATCTTTACAGATTCTTGCCGATGAGAAATCCCCGTTCTTCATAGGACCGTCCATCGCATTCCAGTGGGTAGCCTCTTTCTTTACCGGGGATAAGGCTGAGAATATCGCATTCATGCCATTCCCTGCCACAGAGGAGGTGCCGAATGAAACATATACGCTGGGAGCTTCCTGCACATTATCGATCAATGCGAATGTCTCTAAAGAACATAAGGATGAAGCGGCTAAGATCATCGATATGATGATGCAGCCTGAATTTATGAAGGAGATGACAGCAGCCTGGCCGGGATATTGGGGCACGCCATTAAAGGATTTATCAGCAGTTGATACAACCGGTATGGGATACCTGTCAAAATCATTTGTTGATGTTGTGAAGAATGTGTCTGACGCTGTGAATAAAGGGAACTTCGGCTATTATGACAACGTGTTTTTTCCGGCTGCAACTCAGCAGAACATGGTAAATATTGAGGATGTGTGGTATAACACGATTTCCACATCGGATTATCTTGATAAAGTAGATAAAGATTTTTCATCGGAGTTGGCGAAAGGGCTTGTACCTCCGATTCCGGCACCGGCAATGAATAAATAA